The DNA window CTCGGCCTGCGACATCTCGCCGTTGTGGAAGCGCAGCGCCCGCACGCGGTTGCGGATGGTCCCCTGAATCACGTCTGGGCGCGGTAGCCGTGAACCACCAGGGCGGAGCGCACCATCTCGGCCACCACGATCATGAAGAGGGCCGCGTTGACGATGCCCCAGCCGCTGGCGCTGAAGGGCAGCAGACAGCCCACCACGATCATGCCGCCGATCATCACCGAGTACGCCGCGCCCACCGAGCGCTGCCCGATGGCCCGGTCACGCTCGTCGGGCGGCAGGCGGGCTTCCTGCGAGGCCTGACGGCGCAGCCACAGGTGGCCCAGCCCCAGAATCAGCAGCTGAGCGGCCACCACCCCGGCATAGAGCAGCAGTTGCCGGGTGTAGGGCGGTGGACCTGCCGGCACAAGGCCCAGCTGAACTAGCGCGAAATACGGGCCGAAGGTGACGGTCATCGCCACCAGCGACAGCCAGGCGATCTTCTCTCGGTAGGGCATCCGCTTCTCCTCCAGTCAGGTCAAGTAATGTTAAAAATACCTTACATGGTGTTAAAGATTTTTGTCAAGAAAAGGAGAGAATTTGCCTGGCGCGGCGGCGGCCCGCACCCATCCTGCGCTTTCCGGCGTTTCCCGCACTTCTCAGCCCCCACACCCGTATGCTGGGAGGCGTGAAGCTCGCTCCTTACATTGACCACACCCTGCTGAAAGCCACCGCGACGCCCGCCGATATTTCCAGACTGTGCCAGGAAGCCCGCGAGAACGCCTTCTACGCCGTGTGCGTCAATCCTGTGTACGTGGCCCAGGCCCGCGCCGAGCTGGACGGCAGCGGCGTGAAGGTCGCCACCGTCTGCGGCTTTCCGCTGGGGGCCGTCACCTCCGGGCAGAAGGCGGTGGAGGCCCGCCTGAGCGTGGAGGAAGGTGCGGACGAGGTGGACATGGTCATCCACATCGGCGCGGCACTGGCTGGGGACTGGGACGCGGTGCAGGCCGACGTGCGCGCGGTGCGGCAGGCCATCCCCGAGCACGTCCTGAAGGTCATTCTCGAAACCTGCTACCTGAACGACGAGCAGAAGCGCGGCGCGACGGAGGCGGCGGTGCTGGGCGGCGCGGATTACGTGAAGACCAGCACCGGCTTCGGCACGGGAGGCGCCACGCTGGACGACGTGAAGCTGATGCGCGATGTGATCGCGGGCCGCGCGAAGATCAAGGCAGCGGGCGGCGTCCGCAGCGCCGAGGACGCCCACGCCATGATCGAGGCCGGGGCGGACCGCTTGGGCACGTCCGGCGGCGTGGCGCTGGTGGCAGGCGAGCGGAGCGAGGGGTATTAGTGGCCGCTCAGGTTCCTGAAGTCGTCCTCGCTTCTGGCAGCCCCCGGCGGCGCGAACTGCTGACGCTGCTGGGCGTAGAATTCCGCGTGCAGGTCAGCGGCGAGGACGAGGACAGCGCCGAGACCGATCCGCGTGCGCTGGCCGCCGAACTGGCCGCCCTGAAGGGCCGCAGCGTGGCCGCCCTGAGTCCGGACGCGCTGGTGATTGCCGCCGATACGGTGGTGGCCGTGGACGGTGTGTTGCTCGCCAAGCCCGCCGACGCCGCCGAGAATGCCGACTTCCTGCGCCAGCTCTCGGGCCGCACGCATCAGGTGTTTACGGGCGTTTCGGTCTTTGCGGGCGGCCAGGAGCAGACCGAAGTGGCCCGCACCGACGTGACCTTCCGCGCCCTGAGCGAGACCGAGATCGAGTATTACGCGCAGTCCGGCGAGGGGCTGGACAAGGCCGGGGGCTACGGCGTGCAGGGGCTGGGGCAGGCGCTGGTGTCGCGCATTGACGGCGAGTTCTCGAACGTGGTGGGCTTTCCGATGTCGCTGGTGATCGGGCTGTTGCGCGGTCATGGCGTCCACGTCTGGGGCGCGGCCCATTCTCCAGAGGTCAACACGGAGGCTGCTCCGGCGTGACGGGGACGCGGCAACTGGGACTGGTCTTCGTGGGATTGCTGCTCATCAGCATGGTGCTGACGCGCTTTCAGGTGGTGCCCCCCACCGCGCTGCGCTCGGTCACCGCGCCGATCTCGCAGGTGGGGGTGGTGGTGGCCGACAACCTGCGCCGCGCCGTAACCACCGTGACCCAGCAGCGCGACCTGCGCGCCGAGCTTGCCCGCCTGCAGACAGAAAACGACGTGCTGCGCCAGCGCAACGAGCTGTTGACCCGTGAAGCCGGGCGACTGAAACAGCTGGAGATCATCACCCGCACGCAGGCCCCCAACGCGCTGGGCATCGCGCAGGTGGTCGCCGTCGATCCCAGTCCGCTGCTGTCGCGCCTGACGCTGAACCGGGGCACGCGTGACGGCGTGCGGGTGCGGATGCCCGTCACGGTGCCCGGCGGACTGGTGGGGCAGGTCACCGGGGTCAGTGCCCGGACGGCCACGGTGGTCTCGCTGGTGGACCCGGAAAGCACGGTGGGCGTCACCCTGCAGGGCGGCGGGGGCGGGCGCGGGCTGGCGCACGGCGTGCCGCCGGATCGCCTGCGCGCCGAGTTCTCGCGCAGCGTGCCGATCAAGGTGGGCGACGTGCTGGTCACGTCCAGCCTGGGCGGCGTGTACCCGGTGGGGGTGCGGGTCGGCAAGGTCGAACAGGTGCTGCCGCTGGGGCCGAACGACGTGAACCGCTCGGTGATCGTCCGGCCCGCCGTGGACCTGGGCGTGGTGGAAGACGTGACGATTCTGGAGGGGTTGTAATGGACGGGCGGCGATGCTGAGCCGGCGGGGGCTGGGCCAACGTGGAATGGGCGGCGGACGGTTCAATCGCGGCGGCCTGGGCCGGGGCGCCCTGGGGCCGCGCGCCAGCCTGCCGCAGCGTGGCCCGGCGCGGGTCTTCCGGGCCGTCGTGTACGCCGCGCTGCTGATTGCCGCCCAGGGGTTGCTGTCCCGCCTGGCGGACTCGGCTGGCCTGGCTGCCCCGGATCTGTTCCTGCTGACCGCCGTGGCCCTGGCGTGGCGCATGGCTCCGGCGTGGGCGCTGGTGGCCGCCTACGGCGTGGGCCTGAGCCAGGATCTGCTGGGCGGCGGCGTGCTGGGCCTGCACGCGGCGGGCCTGGCCGGGGCGGTGCTGCTGGTGCTGCTGATCCGGCGCTACGTCGCCGATTCCGGTCCGTTGCAGGTTGTGCTGAGCGTGGTCGGCGCGGTGGCGGGCGAGTGGCTGACCTTCGGGCTGCTGGCGTACTGGCTGCGCTCGAACCTGATCACGGTCAACCTGCTGCTCACCACGATTCCCAGCCTGCTGATCGGTACACTGCTGGCGTATCCGCTGTGGGAGTGGGCCGTGCGCTGGGGCATCGGGCCCCGTCCCGGCCCCCAGGAGAAACTGGCGTGAAAGAGAACAGATCGGCAGGCTCCTGGATGTGGAGGGTGGGGCACAGTCCCCTGGATGTGGTCCCCTTATGAGCCGCGCCGAGCATCCCCTGCACCGTCCCGACCGGCCGCACGAGCGGCTGAAGCGTGAGCGACGGCGGGCCGCACCCAAAGCCGACAAAAAGGGTGGCAGCAAAGCTGGGGCCATCGGCAACGGGGCCGGGCGGGTGGGCTGGGTGGCCCTCGCCTTCAGCCTGGGCCTGCTGGGGCTGGGCGCGCGGCTGTATACCCTGCAGGTCACGCAGCACAGCCAGTACGCGGTGCAGTCGGCCAGCAACTTCCAGCGCGACGAGGTGATCCGCGCCCTGCGCGGCGAGATCCGCACCCGCGACGGCGTCCTGCTCGCCACCAACCGGCTGGCCGTCGATCTGGTGTACACCGGGCGCCGGGTTTCCGAACGCGCCGAGGCCATTCCCGCCTGGGACAAGATCATCTACCTGGCGGGTATTAAACCGGAGGCCCTACAGGACGGCCAGCCCCGCGAACCGGATTTCAAGAAGGAAACCGAGACCGTGCTGGCGCGCAACGTGCCGCAGGAAAAACTGGCCGCCCTCTACGAGTACACCGTCCTGATTCCCAGCCTGGAACTGCGCGAGCGCGTCGAGCGCATCTACCCCGAGGGCAAGATGGCCGCGCACCTGCTGGGCTACGTGCAGGAGGCCAATGACCGTCAGGTCAAGGAGGACGGCTACACGGTCGGCGATCTGGTGGGCCGCTCCGGGCTGGAATACAGCCTGCAAAAGACGCTGGAAGGCAAGAACGGCGTACTGCGGCGCGAGGTCACGGCGACGGGCCGCCCCCTCACCGAGCGCGTGATCGATCCGGGCACGCGCGGCCAGGACGTGGTGCTGACCATCGACAGCCGCCTGCAACGTGCCGCCGAGGACGCCCTGCGCGCGGGACTGGCCGACGTGAACGAGGGCCGCAAGAAGTACGGCAAGCCGCCCGAGCCCTTCACGCGCGGCGCGGTGATCGCCATTGATCCACGCTCAGGGCAGGTGCTGGCGATGGCGTCGAGCCCGGCCTACGATCCCAACTGGTTCTCGCGGGTGCCCAGCCCGGACCCGGCGGCCAAGAACTGGGCGATTGACCCGAACCGCAAGGACGCCGCGCTGGACGCCGTGACCAGCAACCGGGTGGTACAGGCCTACAACCCCGGCAGCGTCTTCAAGATCGCCACCACGCTGATGTACGTCGAGCGCTGGGGCAATTTCTCGCTGTCGTGCGCGCCCACGTACTATTTCGGGCGGGCGCGCTTCAACAACTGGTCCCACACCAACCTGGGTGTGGTGGACGGGCGCAAGGCCATCGCCTTCTCGTGCAACCCGTGGTACTACGATTCGGCGGTGCGGGCCACGCCTGGGGTGTACTCGCGCCAGCTCAAGTCCCGCCTGACCGAGCTGGGGTTTGGCCGCCCCACCGGTCTGGAAATTGTGGGTGAGAAGACCGGCACCCTGACCGACATCGACGACTACACCACGCCGGAGCATCCGTGGTATCCCGGCTCGGGCCTGAACATGAGCATCGGCCAGGGCGACGTGCTGGTCACGCCCGCACAGCTGGTCAAGGTGCTGTCCACTGTGATCAACGAGGGCCAGGAGCGCCCGCTGACGGTGATTCAGGCCGAGGGCGGCCAGGCCCCGGTGCGCCCGGCCCCCACCAGCGTGGTCCGGGGCGGCAACACCGACGTGTTCAAGTTCGTCAAGGAGGGCATGGACTGGACCGTCAGCATTCCCGGCGGCACGGCCAGCACCAAGCTGGGCAAGCATCTGTTCCCGGTGTCCACGGCAGGCAAGACCGGTACCGCCGAGAACGGCATGAGCGCCCGCCCCGACAAGGGCTATGCCTATACCCACGCGTGGTACGAGGGCTACGGCCCGCTGGACAGCCCCACCTTCGCCGTGGTGGCCTTCTTCCAGAACGGCGGCGAGGGCTACGGCCCTGGTATCAACGCAGTCAAGCGCATGTTCGCGGCGCGCTGGTGCGTCAAGCTGGACGACACCAGCAGGCTCAGCGCCCTGCCGCTGGACCAGCAGCAGCCCTGCCTGGGCGAACTGGACCACATGCGCGAGGTCTACAAGATTCGTGCCGAGCGGGAGGCGGCATCGGCACAGCCGTAGCGGCGGTCACACACCCACAAGTCGGCATCCGTAGGGGCTAGCGCACGCTGCAGGTGAATTCGGGGGCGCTGCGGCAGACGATGGTGGTGTCCTCGCGAGCCTTAACCCGCACCAGCAGGGTTTCGGCACGCAGGGCCGGGTCCAGCGGCACCACGTTGACGTTGCTCACGCCGGGGCGGACCCGCACGCGCAGAGGGGTTGTGCCCGCCCCCTGCCCGTCAATCAACACGCGGGCAGGCGTGTCGCTGTCCACCCGCAGGCTCCCGGTCTCGGGCCGCAGCTCGGCCCTGACCCTGACGGTGGCGTCCGGCTGCACGTTTACGGTCTGCGACACCGCGTCAAAGCCGGGACGGGACACCACCACGGTCACCGTTCCCTCGGGCACGTCGTGCAGGGTCAGCGGGGCGGTGCCCACGCGGCGGCCGCCAATCCGCACCTCCGCGCCGGGCCGTGAGGCGGTGACCTCCAGCGTGCCAAAGTTCACCACGCGGTAGACCGTGGTGGCCACCGTGTAGCTGCCGGCGGGCTGGCCAGCCGTGCCCTGCTGCACCACACGCGCCACCTCGTCCAGGGTTTGCGCCCCCGCCGCCGCGCCCAGATCCAGCGGGGCCAGGCTGGTCACCGTAAAGATCTGCGTGAAGCCTGCCGTTCCTGGAAGCGGCACCGACACGGGTACGTCCGCCGGGACGGCCCCCACGGCAAGAACCTGCGCGCCGCCGGACTGCGGCACCACCACAGCGGTCACGAACGCGGGGCGGTCGCTGCGCAGTTGCAGGGCCGCCGGACCGGGTGCGCGGTACAGGCCTTCCTCGCCCGTGGCCGCCGCCACCGGGGCGGGCCGCAGGCTGGCCTGCACCTGCACCTGCGCCCCGGGTTGCGCCCGCAGCGGCGCGGGCACACACGCGCCCAGCAGGCCGGTGAGCAGGGCACCCAGGGACAGCAGACGGACGGCGCGGCTCTTCATGCTCCCAGAATAGAAGATCGCCGCCAGACAAAACGGCATCCACACACCAAAAATCCCAACAAAAAACTGACCCCGGAGACAACCGGAGTCAGCGCAGTGTGCTCAGCGCGTCGCGCCTGACGTTCAGGGCAGGCGCTTCATGATGGACTGCAGGCTCTCGCTGTCCGCCCAGCCCATGCCTTTTTCCACGTACATGCGGGTCATCTCGGTGTCGCCGCGCTGCAGCGCCAAGTAGGCCAGCTTGGCGGCGCTTAGGGAGGCCCACTGCTTCTCGGTGTCGTTCAGCTCGCCCAGGCGGTCCCAGGCGTTATAGGCGTTGATCCACCACTGGGTCTTGGTGTACAGCTGCGCCAGGTACGCGTTGTAGTCGCGGTTGTCGGCGGCCATGCTGGCGGCGTAGTAGGAGTGGTCCACGGCCGCCTTCCACAGCGTGCGGTCATAGAAGGACACCGGGTAAGCCACGTCGGCCTGCACGGCGAATTCCTGGGCTTTGGCGAAGTTCTCCTCGGCGTTCATGGTGGCCGGGCCCATCATGGGCATGGTGGCGGGGGCGG is part of the Deinococcus radiopugnans ATCC 19172 genome and encodes:
- a CDS encoding Maf family nucleotide pyrophosphatase, whose translation is MAAQVPEVVLASGSPRRRELLTLLGVEFRVQVSGEDEDSAETDPRALAAELAALKGRSVAALSPDALVIAADTVVAVDGVLLAKPADAAENADFLRQLSGRTHQVFTGVSVFAGGQEQTEVARTDVTFRALSETEIEYYAQSGEGLDKAGGYGVQGLGQALVSRIDGEFSNVVGFPMSLVIGLLRGHGVHVWGAAHSPEVNTEAAPA
- a CDS encoding PEGA domain-containing protein, yielding MKSRAVRLLSLGALLTGLLGACVPAPLRAQPGAQVQVQASLRPAPVAAATGEEGLYRAPGPAALQLRSDRPAFVTAVVVPQSGGAQVLAVGAVPADVPVSVPLPGTAGFTQIFTVTSLAPLDLGAAAGAQTLDEVARVVQQGTAGQPAGSYTVATTVYRVVNFGTLEVTASRPGAEVRIGGRRVGTAPLTLHDVPEGTVTVVVSRPGFDAVSQTVNVQPDATVRVRAELRPETGSLRVDSDTPARVLIDGQGAGTTPLRVRVRPGVSNVNVVPLDPALRAETLLVRVKAREDTTIVCRSAPEFTCSVR
- the mreC gene encoding rod shape-determining protein MreC, coding for MTGTRQLGLVFVGLLLISMVLTRFQVVPPTALRSVTAPISQVGVVVADNLRRAVTTVTQQRDLRAELARLQTENDVLRQRNELLTREAGRLKQLEIITRTQAPNALGIAQVVAVDPSPLLSRLTLNRGTRDGVRVRMPVTVPGGLVGQVTGVSARTATVVSLVDPESTVGVTLQGGGGGRGLAHGVPPDRLRAEFSRSVPIKVGDVLVTSSLGGVYPVGVRVGKVEQVLPLGPNDVNRSVIVRPAVDLGVVEDVTILEGL
- a CDS encoding peptidoglycan D,D-transpeptidase FtsI family protein, with amino-acid sequence MSRAEHPLHRPDRPHERLKRERRRAAPKADKKGGSKAGAIGNGAGRVGWVALAFSLGLLGLGARLYTLQVTQHSQYAVQSASNFQRDEVIRALRGEIRTRDGVLLATNRLAVDLVYTGRRVSERAEAIPAWDKIIYLAGIKPEALQDGQPREPDFKKETETVLARNVPQEKLAALYEYTVLIPSLELRERVERIYPEGKMAAHLLGYVQEANDRQVKEDGYTVGDLVGRSGLEYSLQKTLEGKNGVLRREVTATGRPLTERVIDPGTRGQDVVLTIDSRLQRAAEDALRAGLADVNEGRKKYGKPPEPFTRGAVIAIDPRSGQVLAMASSPAYDPNWFSRVPSPDPAAKNWAIDPNRKDAALDAVTSNRVVQAYNPGSVFKIATTLMYVERWGNFSLSCAPTYYFGRARFNNWSHTNLGVVDGRKAIAFSCNPWYYDSAVRATPGVYSRQLKSRLTELGFGRPTGLEIVGEKTGTLTDIDDYTTPEHPWYPGSGLNMSIGQGDVLVTPAQLVKVLSTVINEGQERPLTVIQAEGGQAPVRPAPTSVVRGGNTDVFKFVKEGMDWTVSIPGGTASTKLGKHLFPVSTAGKTGTAENGMSARPDKGYAYTHAWYEGYGPLDSPTFAVVAFFQNGGEGYGPGINAVKRMFAARWCVKLDDTSRLSALPLDQQQPCLGELDHMREVYKIRAEREAASAQP
- the deoC gene encoding deoxyribose-phosphate aldolase, which gives rise to MKLAPYIDHTLLKATATPADISRLCQEARENAFYAVCVNPVYVAQARAELDGSGVKVATVCGFPLGAVTSGQKAVEARLSVEEGADEVDMVIHIGAALAGDWDAVQADVRAVRQAIPEHVLKVILETCYLNDEQKRGATEAAVLGGADYVKTSTGFGTGGATLDDVKLMRDVIAGRAKIKAAGGVRSAEDAHAMIEAGADRLGTSGGVALVAGERSEGY
- a CDS encoding Rod shape-determining protein MreD, whose amino-acid sequence is MLSRRGLGQRGMGGGRFNRGGLGRGALGPRASLPQRGPARVFRAVVYAALLIAAQGLLSRLADSAGLAAPDLFLLTAVALAWRMAPAWALVAAYGVGLSQDLLGGGVLGLHAAGLAGAVLLVLLIRRYVADSGPLQVVLSVVGAVAGEWLTFGLLAYWLRSNLITVNLLLTTIPSLLIGTLLAYPLWEWAVRWGIGPRPGPQEKLA